In Carassius carassius chromosome 5, fCarCar2.1, whole genome shotgun sequence, one genomic interval encodes:
- the LOC132140856 gene encoding layilin-like isoform X2 → MDLMRKSGCVLILLSVSACASKLLGDIYEPRGQQICKRGTEKPCYKIAYFEENRRKLNFEDASRACRSDGGDLLSIESKTEQRLIENFIHELKASDGDFWIGLRRDLANKEINGDCPSQYYWLDGSRATFRNWHWDEPSCGFEVCVVMYHQPSAPPGQGGPYMFQWNDDNCETKNNFICKYTKDKPPAPVPAENRTFEGALPTPRIPQNPSVTDKDDGMRVVVSEPPDNIVNIAYIVLPTIPLLLLLIVATSVFCFKLFTKRKKQQTETPPKEPGYRGAGERCNSPSPDVYNVIRRQHESDLAGTRPDIKNTSFLGSSPDTPPGDYDNLAGRDTESGFVTLASTESSFVTNDLYDTLQGRGSGRYYRDQGWMDELYGY, encoded by the exons ATGGATTTGATGAGAAAAAGTGGCTGCGTGCTGATTTTACTCAGCGTATCCGCGTGCGCATCAAAGCTTCTTGGCG ACATTTACGAGCCCAGAG GTCAGCAAATATGCAAGCGTGGCACTGAGAAGCCCTGCTATAAAATTGCCTATTTTGAAGAAAATCGGCGTAAACTCAACTTTGAAGATGCGAGTCGAGCCTGCAGGAGTGATGGAGGCGATCTTCTCAGTATTGAGTCTAAGACTGAGCAGAGACTGATAGAGAACTTCATCCATGAACTGAAAGCATCGGACGGAGACTTCTGGATCGGTCTCCGTAGGGATCTAGCCAATAAAGAGATAAACGGAGACTGTCCTTCTCAATACTACTGGCTGGATGGAAGCCGAGCAACCTTCAG gaacTGGCACTGGGATGAGCCTTCTTGTGGATTTGAGGTGTGTGTAGTAATGTACCATCAGCCATCTGCTCCTCCAGGTCAGGGTGGACCTTACATGTTCCAGTGGAATGATGACAATTGTGAAACCAAAAACAACTTTATCTGCAAGTACACCAAAG ATAAACCTCCAGCACCCGTTCCTGCAGAAAATAGAACATTTGAAG GTGCTCTTCCGACACCCAGAATACCCCAAAACCCCTCTGTCACAGACAAGGATGATGGCATGAGGGTGGTCGTATCTGAACCTCCAG ACAACATTGTTAATATTGCTTATATTGTGCTGCCAACCATCCCACTTCTGCTGCTGTTGATTGTGGCGACAAGTGTTTTCTGCTTTAAGCTGTTCACAAAGAG GAAGAAACAACAGACTGAGACCCCTCCGAAGGAGCCAGGATACAGGGGCGCTGGAGAAAGATGCAACAGTCCAAGCCCTGACGTCTATAACGTCATCCGGAGGCAGCATGAATCAGACCTGGCCGGCACGCGGCCTGACATCAAGAACACTTCCTTCCTTGGTTCTTCTCCAGACACTCCACCTGGAGATTACGACAACTTGGCAGGCCGGGACACTGAAAGTGGTTTTGTGACACTGGCCAGCACTGAGAGCAGCTTTGTGACCAATGACTTGTACGATACGCTGCAAGGTCGTGGAAGTGGGAGATATTACAGAGaccagggatggatggatgaattatATGGCTACTAA
- the LOC132140856 gene encoding layilin-like isoform X1 — translation MDLMRKSGCVLILLSVSACASKLLGDIYEPRGQQICKRGTEKPCYKIAYFEENRRKLNFEDASRACRSDGGDLLSIESKTEQRLIENFIHELKASDGDFWIGLRRDLANKEINGDCPSQYYWLDGSRATFRNWHWDEPSCGFEVCVVMYHQPSAPPGQGGPYMFQWNDDNCETKNNFICKYTKGWEDKPPAPVPAENRTFEGALPTPRIPQNPSVTDKDDGMRVVVSEPPDNIVNIAYIVLPTIPLLLLLIVATSVFCFKLFTKRKKQQTETPPKEPGYRGAGERCNSPSPDVYNVIRRQHESDLAGTRPDIKNTSFLGSSPDTPPGDYDNLAGRDTESGFVTLASTESSFVTNDLYDTLQGRGSGRYYRDQGWMDELYGY, via the exons ATGGATTTGATGAGAAAAAGTGGCTGCGTGCTGATTTTACTCAGCGTATCCGCGTGCGCATCAAAGCTTCTTGGCG ACATTTACGAGCCCAGAG GTCAGCAAATATGCAAGCGTGGCACTGAGAAGCCCTGCTATAAAATTGCCTATTTTGAAGAAAATCGGCGTAAACTCAACTTTGAAGATGCGAGTCGAGCCTGCAGGAGTGATGGAGGCGATCTTCTCAGTATTGAGTCTAAGACTGAGCAGAGACTGATAGAGAACTTCATCCATGAACTGAAAGCATCGGACGGAGACTTCTGGATCGGTCTCCGTAGGGATCTAGCCAATAAAGAGATAAACGGAGACTGTCCTTCTCAATACTACTGGCTGGATGGAAGCCGAGCAACCTTCAG gaacTGGCACTGGGATGAGCCTTCTTGTGGATTTGAGGTGTGTGTAGTAATGTACCATCAGCCATCTGCTCCTCCAGGTCAGGGTGGACCTTACATGTTCCAGTGGAATGATGACAATTGTGAAACCAAAAACAACTTTATCTGCAAGTACACCAAAGGTTGGGAAG ATAAACCTCCAGCACCCGTTCCTGCAGAAAATAGAACATTTGAAG GTGCTCTTCCGACACCCAGAATACCCCAAAACCCCTCTGTCACAGACAAGGATGATGGCATGAGGGTGGTCGTATCTGAACCTCCAG ACAACATTGTTAATATTGCTTATATTGTGCTGCCAACCATCCCACTTCTGCTGCTGTTGATTGTGGCGACAAGTGTTTTCTGCTTTAAGCTGTTCACAAAGAG GAAGAAACAACAGACTGAGACCCCTCCGAAGGAGCCAGGATACAGGGGCGCTGGAGAAAGATGCAACAGTCCAAGCCCTGACGTCTATAACGTCATCCGGAGGCAGCATGAATCAGACCTGGCCGGCACGCGGCCTGACATCAAGAACACTTCCTTCCTTGGTTCTTCTCCAGACACTCCACCTGGAGATTACGACAACTTGGCAGGCCGGGACACTGAAAGTGGTTTTGTGACACTGGCCAGCACTGAGAGCAGCTTTGTGACCAATGACTTGTACGATACGCTGCAAGGTCGTGGAAGTGGGAGATATTACAGAGaccagggatggatggatgaattatATGGCTACTAA
- the LOC132140310 gene encoding maternal B9.15 protein-like has product MKEEIAATVFFIARLAKKHGKLDRVRREKFAVELTSVLFENYKSHWYPENPTKGQAFRCLRMNKAQMRDPVIECACRQSDIVYENLGLPKEMTIWVDPGEVSCRYGEKSTPICVTQLEGQKGDGEFSRRINNAVERASSDYHSGTSSDEEGVNTSVSSSISSSNSINSSSLSVPEPKCIPTVSNPNSVYQSSEFGQPQPMQNWGTYLKRKTYASEGYQQHSSSGPYPPHKSFKVYRASYAFSGPRVDRYHWVSKNRS; this is encoded by the exons atgaaggaAGAGATTGCAGCAACAGTGTTTTTCATTGCCAGACTAGCCAAAAAACATGGTAAACTGGATCGTGTCAGGAGGGAGAAGTTTGCTGTGGAACTTACCTCCGTGCTTTTTGAAAATTACAAAAGTCACTGGTACCCAGAAAACCCAACCAAAGGACAAGCTTTTAG gtgtcTAAGGATGAACAAAGCTCAAATGAGAGACCCAGTTATTGAATGTGCTTGTCGCCAGAGTGACATTGTTTATGAAAATCTTGGATTGCCAAAAGAAATGACCATTTGGGTTGATCCAGGAGAGGTGTCATGCCG gtaTGGTGAGAAGTCAACCCCAATTTGTGTTACTCAGTTGGAGGGTCAAAAGGGAGATGGGGAGTTCTCTCGTAGGATAAACAATGCGGTGGAAAGGGCTTCATCAGACTACCATTCTGGAACCTCCTCTGATGAGGAGGGAGTAAACACCAGTGTGAGCAGCAGCATTAGTAGCAGCAATAGCATTAACAGCAGCAGCCTTTCTGTTCCAGAGCCTAAATGCATCCCAACGGTCTCCAACCCGAACAGTGTCTACCAG TCCAGTGAGTTCGGGCAACCCCAGCCTATGCAAAACTGGGGCACATACCTTAAAAGAAAAACCTATGCCTCGGAGGGCTACCAGCAGCATTCCTCAAGTGGACCATACCCACCTCATAAGAGTTTCAAGGTGTACAGGGCCTCCTACGCATTCTCTGGTCCAAGGGTGGACCGATATCACTGGGTTAGCAAGAACCGCTCCTAG
- the hoatz gene encoding cilia- and flagella-associated protein HOATZ isoform X1 → MTEELDEEVLDSFAELDKLYTVFDGASQEDVAYAKVFWSSLSLQPPIESRLVSADIRQRLRAAKTPHSTRATTNKASLSKRDDEIQQDVYLKQKQEERQKYIEMAKKREQIIALLKKQRDERIKKEMISDQNKTRKGNLVDKRLASKPLSSSVDEDKKEVQKLQ, encoded by the exons ATGACTGAAGAACTAGACGAAGAGGTTTTAGACAGTTTTGCAGAACTCGACAAACTTTATACAGTATTTGATGGAGCGTCGCAAGAAGATGTGGCATATGCAAAGGTTTTCTGGAGCTCTCTCTCCCTGCAACCGCCGATAGAGTCTCGACTCGTCTCTGCGGACATCAGGCAGCGGCTGAGAGCTGCGAAGACACCGCACT ccaCACGTGCTACCACAAATAAAGCGTCGTTGTCTA AGAGGGATGATGAAATCCAGCAGGATGTTTACTTGAAGCAAAAGCAGGAGGAGCGGCAGAAATACATTGAGATG GCCAAGAAACGAGAGCAGATTATTGCACTTCTGAAAAAGCAGAGGGATGAGCGAATTAAG AAGGAGATGATTTCcgaccaaaacaaaacaagaaaaggaaaccTGGTGGATAAAAG ATTGGCTTCAAAACCCCTTTCATCGTCTGTGGATGAGGACAAGAAAGAAGTTCAGAAGCTCCAGTAA
- the LOC132140856 gene encoding layilin-like isoform X3 — translation MDLMRKSGCVLILLSVSACASKLLGGQQICKRGTEKPCYKIAYFEENRRKLNFEDASRACRSDGGDLLSIESKTEQRLIENFIHELKASDGDFWIGLRRDLANKEINGDCPSQYYWLDGSRATFRNWHWDEPSCGFEVCVVMYHQPSAPPGQGGPYMFQWNDDNCETKNNFICKYTKGWEDKPPAPVPAENRTFEGALPTPRIPQNPSVTDKDDGMRVVVSEPPDNIVNIAYIVLPTIPLLLLLIVATSVFCFKLFTKRKKQQTETPPKEPGYRGAGERCNSPSPDVYNVIRRQHESDLAGTRPDIKNTSFLGSSPDTPPGDYDNLAGRDTESGFVTLASTESSFVTNDLYDTLQGRGSGRYYRDQGWMDELYGY, via the exons ATGGATTTGATGAGAAAAAGTGGCTGCGTGCTGATTTTACTCAGCGTATCCGCGTGCGCATCAAAGCTTCTTGGCG GTCAGCAAATATGCAAGCGTGGCACTGAGAAGCCCTGCTATAAAATTGCCTATTTTGAAGAAAATCGGCGTAAACTCAACTTTGAAGATGCGAGTCGAGCCTGCAGGAGTGATGGAGGCGATCTTCTCAGTATTGAGTCTAAGACTGAGCAGAGACTGATAGAGAACTTCATCCATGAACTGAAAGCATCGGACGGAGACTTCTGGATCGGTCTCCGTAGGGATCTAGCCAATAAAGAGATAAACGGAGACTGTCCTTCTCAATACTACTGGCTGGATGGAAGCCGAGCAACCTTCAG gaacTGGCACTGGGATGAGCCTTCTTGTGGATTTGAGGTGTGTGTAGTAATGTACCATCAGCCATCTGCTCCTCCAGGTCAGGGTGGACCTTACATGTTCCAGTGGAATGATGACAATTGTGAAACCAAAAACAACTTTATCTGCAAGTACACCAAAGGTTGGGAAG ATAAACCTCCAGCACCCGTTCCTGCAGAAAATAGAACATTTGAAG GTGCTCTTCCGACACCCAGAATACCCCAAAACCCCTCTGTCACAGACAAGGATGATGGCATGAGGGTGGTCGTATCTGAACCTCCAG ACAACATTGTTAATATTGCTTATATTGTGCTGCCAACCATCCCACTTCTGCTGCTGTTGATTGTGGCGACAAGTGTTTTCTGCTTTAAGCTGTTCACAAAGAG GAAGAAACAACAGACTGAGACCCCTCCGAAGGAGCCAGGATACAGGGGCGCTGGAGAAAGATGCAACAGTCCAAGCCCTGACGTCTATAACGTCATCCGGAGGCAGCATGAATCAGACCTGGCCGGCACGCGGCCTGACATCAAGAACACTTCCTTCCTTGGTTCTTCTCCAGACACTCCACCTGGAGATTACGACAACTTGGCAGGCCGGGACACTGAAAGTGGTTTTGTGACACTGGCCAGCACTGAGAGCAGCTTTGTGACCAATGACTTGTACGATACGCTGCAAGGTCGTGGAAGTGGGAGATATTACAGAGaccagggatggatggatgaattatATGGCTACTAA
- the hoatz gene encoding cilia- and flagella-associated protein HOATZ isoform X2 — protein MTEELDEEVLDSFAELDKLYTVFDGASQEDVAYAKVFWSSLSLQPPIESRLVSADIRQRLRAAKTPHSTRATTNKASLSKRDDEIQQDVYLKQKQEERQKYIEMAKKREQIIALLKKQRDERIKKEMISDQNKTRKGNLVDKRSANMQAWH, from the exons ATGACTGAAGAACTAGACGAAGAGGTTTTAGACAGTTTTGCAGAACTCGACAAACTTTATACAGTATTTGATGGAGCGTCGCAAGAAGATGTGGCATATGCAAAGGTTTTCTGGAGCTCTCTCTCCCTGCAACCGCCGATAGAGTCTCGACTCGTCTCTGCGGACATCAGGCAGCGGCTGAGAGCTGCGAAGACACCGCACT ccaCACGTGCTACCACAAATAAAGCGTCGTTGTCTA AGAGGGATGATGAAATCCAGCAGGATGTTTACTTGAAGCAAAAGCAGGAGGAGCGGCAGAAATACATTGAGATG GCCAAGAAACGAGAGCAGATTATTGCACTTCTGAAAAAGCAGAGGGATGAGCGAATTAAG AAGGAGATGATTTCcgaccaaaacaaaacaagaaaaggaaaccTGGTGGATAAAAG GTCAGCAAATATGCAAGCGTGGCACTGA